One Pyrus communis chromosome 13, drPyrComm1.1, whole genome shotgun sequence genomic window carries:
- the LOC137712266 gene encoding probable inactive receptor kinase At2g26730, protein MLTLREKPRNKSPKHDDLIKSYASSFADYEDCIVGFMDDLPLVFCGHEEKCLGCGERLAHLTLRSVLRGSVGVIGESKLGMTEKVVLLGGRVCAVKRFRNVSSRKREFGKRIEHLAKVSQNCEYLLPVIAYLYAKRIKFVLSDYKPMGSLADLLAGARQHGHTALEWNQRLTIVNHIAQAIAFIHGQYPPYEKKMKMNVHGSIRPCNVMVNLDFSACLSDYGFTQLAQPVESSNTWQLMKSPSWQMENNFCDELSQKSDIYNFGVILLDILAEPMGLEMTRGINEKQANMNLEGGLEFFEFPVKEGKERRQVSMVLQIALACTSAKPEARPPIEEIAFNISKIFIKKSKASCDGRGIFRKQSEKVASCMLLIKTPFAFLYLLGLCFKNLVFCDLSGKVKHLRPNVVKDGLPNSRKFVIFGIPREPKSKSSWAFALSGAPKHAGYLDTSISSENDWSTSSTADENESSQDLEATENSNSSVDYELGSSRCH, encoded by the exons ATGTTAACCCTAAGAGAAAAACCTAGAAATAAGAGCCCCAAACACGACGACCTAATAAAAAGCTACGCCAGCTCCTTCGCCGACTATGAAGACTGCATCGTCGGTTTCATGGACGATCTGCCACTTGTCTTCTGTGGGCACGAGGAGAAGTGTTTGGGTTGCGGGGAAAGGCTTGCCCACCTGACACTGAGGAGTGTGCTGAGGGGTTCGGTGGGTGTGATTGGAGAGAGCAAGCTGGGGATGACTGAGAAGGTGGTGCTGTTGGGAGGTAGGGTTTGTGCCGTGAAGAGGTTCAGGAATGTGAGCTCTAGGAAGCGTGAGTTTGGGAAGAGAATTGAGCACTTGGCTAAAGTGAGTCAGAATTGTGAGTATCTTCTGCCTGTCATTGCTTATTTGTACGCTAAGAGGATTAAGTTTGTTCTCTCTGATTATAAACCCATGGGAAGCCTCGCCGACTTGCTTGCCG GTGCTAGGCAGCATGGCCACACAGCATTGGAATGGAACCAAAGACTCACTATAGTTAATCATATTGCACAAGCAATTGCTTTCATCCACGGACAATATCCTCCATacgagaagaagatgaagatgaacgTACACGGGAGCATTAGGCCATGCAATGTCATGGTGAACTTGGACTTCTCGGCCTGCTTGTCGGATTACGGATTCACCCAATTGGCGCAGCCGGTCGAAAGTTCAAACACATGGCAGCTGATGAAGTCGCCCAGCTGGCAAATGGAAAATAATTTCTGTGATGAACTGAGTCAGAAGAGTGACATTTACAATTTTGGGGTGATACTGCTGGACATATTGGCAGAACCAATGGGTTTGGAAATGACAAGGGGCATAAATGAAAAGCAAGCAAACATGAACTTAGAAGGTGGTTTGGAGTTTTTTGAGTTTCCAGTGAAGGAAGGGAAAGAGAGGAGGCAAGTGTCAATGGTTTTGCAGATTGCTTTGGCATGTACAAGTGCCAAACCAGAGGCTAGGCCTCCAATAGAGGAGATAGCTTTTAATATCTCGAAGATATT CATCAAGAAGAGCAAGGCATCTTGCGATGGCAGAGGAATATTTAGGAAGCAGAGTGAAAAAGTAGCTTCATGTATGCTTCTTATCAAAACACCATTTGCTTTTCTTTATCTACTTGGCTTGTGTTTCAAGAATCTTGTATTTTGTGACTTAAGTGGCAAGGTGAAGCACTTAAGGCCTAATGTGGTGAAAGACGGTCTTCCCAACAGTAGGAAATTTGTCATTTTCGGTATTCCCAGGGAACCAAAGAGTAAGAGTTCTTGGGCCTTTGCATTATCTGGTGCCCCTAAGCATGCAGGGTATCTCGATACTTCTATTTCAAGTGAAAATGATTGGAGTACCAGCAGTACTGCTGATGAAAATGAGTCTAGTCAAGATCTGGAAGCTACAGAGAATAGCAATTCAAGTGTCGATTATGAGCTGGGAAGCAGCAGGTGTCATTAG